CCTGTGCCTGGGCTTCTTCAAGTTCTGCAATCCTGAACCGGAGATGTTCGTTCTCCTTAAGGAGGTCTCTGGTAAATTCCTCCCCCTTTTTGAATATCTGTAAAAACTCGTCTGCCTTTTTCAGGATGCCGGGCTCCTTATCCTTATCCATCTTGATTTATTTTCCTTTCAACTGACAAAAATCACTTTTTACGTCTGGAGGGAGAGATTTATTTTTCTTTCATTACAACCCTTACAAGTTCTGAGGAAACCTCACTGAGGGGCAGGATCCTTTGTGCAGCGCCTGCTTTTATAACCTCATTGGGCATGCCAAAGACAACGGCAGTCTCTTCAGACTCGGTAATAGTATAACCGCCCCGCCTGAAAATTTCCACCATTCCCCTTGTTCCGTCATTTCCCATGCCGGTGAGCACAACGCCAAGAGTCATGTCTTTAAATATCTTTGCTGCTGATTCCATCATCAGGTTAATAGACGGCACATATCTGTCATTGTCTTCGGCATTTTTAAGCCTCGTATAAATCCTGTCATTCCCGGTCTTCAGCAGTAGGTGGCATCCCCCCGGGCATATAAGGGCCTTTCCGGGCTCAAGTGGTTCATCGTCCTCTGCCTCTTTAACCCTTATTGCCGAGAGTCTGTTCAGTCTTTCAGAGAATGAACCGGTGAATCCTCTGGGCATGTGCTGGCTTATAACTATCGGGGCCGGGAAGTTTTCCGGCATTTCTGTCAGGATTAACTGAAGTGCCTGGGGACCTCCGGTAGAGGCCCCGATGGCAACAATCCTGTCCGGAACTCTATTGGAGAAAACGGGAACCTTTTTCAACGGTCTTTTCCCGGATGTAACTCTCAGATTTCTGTTGAGCTTGCTCAGAGATGAGGCATCTATGTTCCTTACTTTTGCCAACAGGTCATTTTCAATGTTTTGAAGCTCAAACGATGCCCTTCTGGTTGGTTTGGCAATGAAGTCCACGGCACCCAGATCCAGTGCCTTGAAGACGGTTTTGCTGTCTGAATGGGAACTTACCATTATTACAGGTGTGGGACATTCTCTCATAAGCCATCTGAGGAAGCTGAACCCGTCCATCTCCGGCATCTCAAGATCCAAAGTGATTATATCCGGCCTGTAACGGAGAGTTTTACTTATGGCGTCTACTCCATTCACAGCAACCCCGATCACATCAACCATAGGGGTTTTCAACAGCATGTTTTTAATTGTCTGCCTGCTGAAGGCGGAATCATCGACAACCAGGACTTTTATCTTTTCCGGCATGAGATCATCCTTTGTAATGAAGATTTCTGTGATGAAGATTCCGGTTTCTGGTACACAAGGTCATGTTTGAGATGTTTGAGGGCAAAAGCGGTTGACATATTTATCAGGGACTCTGCATGTCCCAGGAGCAGGTACCCACCATCAGGCAACACATTATAAAATTCCTCTACCACCTTTTTCTTTGACGGCATGTCAAAATATATCAGCGCATTCCTGCAAAAGACTACATCCATACTGCCCAAAGAACTCATCTTTACCGCGTCAAACAGGTTGAGATAACCGAAATTCAAGAGCCTTTTCACCCTGTCGAGTATTTTGAAGGAACCATCCGGCAGGGGTTCAAAATATTTGTTGATATAATACCTCTCTATGGACCTGAAGGAGTTCTGTCTGTAAATCCCTCTTCTTGCAGTCTGGAGCACCCTTCTGTTGATATCACTGCCAAGAATTTCGATGTCCCAGCCGTTGAAAAGATTACTCTCAAGTATCAGCATGCCTATTGTATATGGCTCCTCACCTGTGGAACAGCCTGCTGACCAGATTCTTATCTTCCTGCTGTTTTTGTTCTTTTGTCTTAATTCCGGCAGTATCTCATCGCTGAAAGAGAGAAGCTGATTCTTTTCTCTAAAGAAATATGTTTCATTTACTGTGAGAACGTCCATTATAGCTGCAAGTTCATCTTCACGGTTTCTGTCGTAAAGGAGATACCTGTAGTAGTCCCTGTAATTGTTTATATTGTTTGTTCTGAGCCTGGCCGTGAGGCGTTTTTCGAGCAGATATCTGGCACTGTCGTCAAAGTAGATTCCTGAATAGTCCCTGATGAGATCTCTAAGGAGTCTGAAAGCATCGTCGGAGAGGGCAAAGGCCTCATGTTTTTCAAACACCTAAGGCCACCTCGATAGCCTTTCTGACAGTAGGGTCGTCTTCAATATCATATATCCCTTCAAGACAGACTCTTGATTGTTGAGTGCCTGTTTTTGACAGTACCTGTACGGCAGCAAGTCTTGTCGCCCAGTCCTTACTGAAGAGATGTGGTTCAACCTCGTTTTCCACGTCAGGAAATGATGAAAGTGACAGGATTGCCGTTCTTCGAATCTCTCTATCATCTGACAGGAGTAATTTTATCAGGGACTCTCTGGCCTCTTTTCTGTCATTGAAGAGCGAAATTGACTCAATAGCCTGTGTTACAACAAAACCATTAGCATCTTTTAACAACCCTGTCAGCGTTTTCAGAGATAAATCATTTTTGTATCTGGAGAGTGCGCGGGCTGCCGAGGCCCTGACGATTTCGTCAGGGTCATTTGTCATAACGATGATGGAGTTCAGGGTATCCATGTCACCAGGCAAAGAAAGATTTTCTGTGGCAATAGCACGTATCTCTGCTGACTCATCAGTTAATGCCGTACGGAGGTATCTGTTTGCATGTTCGCCTCCGATCATGGATATCGCCTTTACAGCAGCCTTTCTCACTTCTTCAGACTCGTCCTTTACTGCAAAACCAAGTGCTTCAATTGACTCCCCGGCATGGATGTTTCCGAGAATAAGGGCGGTATTTTTCCTTGAGAGTATATTCGGAGAATTTAGCTTATCGATCAGCTCGTTAATGGAAAGGAACTTTTTCAGTTCGGTCAGTGCAGCAACTGCAGCTTCCTGTACGTCCGGATAGGGATGTATGAGGAGAGGGAAAATTTCTTCTACAGCCCTCCTGTCTCCTATCCAGCCCAAACCCCTTGCAGCATAAGCAACCACATGGCCGTCGTGTTCCATCAGGAGCCATAAGAGTATGTCGTAAAACGCAGGGTTTTGAAGTTCGGAAATGACCTCAACTATTAATCTGCTCCTTTCAGGGATTTCCGTCTTTACGATGGGGATAAGGTAATCAGGGTCTTCCTTGCCGATAAAGACCAGTGAACGTTTAACCGTATCCCTGAGAAACTCGTCTTTGGAAAGTTCAAGGAGCGGTCTTATTGCACGATGGTCACATAGAAGACCGAGAAGGACAATTGCCGGGCCTTTGACATCCTTGTTTTTATGGTTGATGTGTCTTACCAGTATGTCAAAGGCATCATCACCAAGTATGTTGTGAAGTTGTTCGGATATGAACTCCTCAGATGCTCCGGCCTGGTAGAATTTCTCAATGGTCCTCAGTGTTTCTTCCACAATGGAGCGTCTCTGGTCATGGAGAAAGGGGATGATTTCCTTCAGTGTTTCGGGTTCCGAGAACTCCGAGAGTGACTTAAGGGCCGGTTCGGTAAGAAGGCTGTTTTTGAGGACCTTCAAGAGATAAGGGATGACGGTTCTGTCCCCTATCTGCCCAAGGGCATCCACTGCGGGGTAAGCTGTCCAGACCTCTCCGGTCTCTATGATCTCCACAAGGGAGCCTATAACAGAGGCTTCCTTGAGCCTTCCAAGGCACTCAACGGCTGATGCCCTTACATTGACATCCTCATCCTTTATTGCCCTGAGCAGCAGGGGCAGGACCTCCTTTCCACCGATAAATCCCAGGACATCAATGATAAACTTTCTCACGTCGTGATTATCAGACTCAAAGGCATCGATGAGTTGAGGAACCGCTTTTTTGCCGAGCGTTATAAGGGCCTCTATCGCGGTATTGCGTGCCCCCGCATTATCTTCAACATAAAGAAGACCGATCAGGTCTTTTATATAACTATCCGGGCTGAAGCCCTCAAGCAGGACATTGAGTGCGGTTTTCCTTATTCTCCAGCTTTCATCCTTAAAAGAATCAAGAACGTAATTCAGACCCTCAGGCCTGTTCTTCATGGAGAGGATATTCTGCCGCCTTGATTCTATCTCTTTATTTTTTGTCTTTTTCGGGTCTTCTCTTGACACTTTCCCTTCCATGAGGGCTCACCTCTTCATTTTTCAGTTTTTTCCTGGATCTCTTCAACTTGATTTTTTCCTCGCTTGTGAGTATACGTTCAATATCGAGAATTATTATTACCTTGTTGCTGTTGGAAGTTTTTGCCCCAACATAGGCATCTTTCTGTCCGAGTCCTTTTATAAACTCCGCCCTGAACCCTTTAAAGAGTTTAGGGGGCTTTGATATCTTTTCTTCGGATATTTCCACTATATCCGTCACGTTATCCACAAGCAGACCAACCTTGTCCTCTTCAAGCCTGATAAGGATGACCCTCTGTTTGCCGGTCTTCTCCGTTATGCCAAACCTGATCCTCAGGTCAATGACAGGGATAATCTCTCCCCTTACGGTTATCACTCCGGAGACGAAATCCGGAAGTTCCGGTATTTTGCACAACTCCTGAGTTTTGAGTATCTCAACAACACCCTGAATGTCCATGCCGAAGTTCTCATCAGCAATATCAAAGATAGTGTATCTCATTGAGCACTGGTCCTGAAGAGTTCCACTTCTTTTCTCAATACCTCCACTTCGTTATGCAGGGATGTAATGAAGAGCGAGACCTCTTTAACATTCCTTGTTGTTTCCTTCCCTATCACCATAACCTCTTCCATTGCCTCTATGATCCTCCTGTTGACTTTCTGCTGTTCAGCCGAGGCCCTTGCTATCTCAGCAGTCTTCTCGTTTGCGAGTTCGATATTATCTGTGATAAATCGGGTACTCTCTGCCTGTTCATCCGTGGCATTTCTGGCAGCCTCCATTGACTCCTTGATTGAACTTATGCTTTCAAGGAGAGAGGCCGTGCCCCTTTCCTGTTGCTCTGTTGTCCTGTTGACATCCAGAATCATATTCTTGATATGCTCGATGGCATTGACGATAAGCTCAAGCCCCTTTGCCTGCTGCGCGGCGGCACGCTCAATGCTTGCTGCCATTTGTGTGGATTTTTGCGAGGCCTGCAGTATCTCTCTCAGGGTATCACCGGTCTTGAGTACCACATGGTTTCCCTCTTCAACCATCCTGACGGTCTCCATCGTACTCTCCATGGCCTCTCTAATCTCCTTCTGCAGGGTTGAGACAATGGTTGCAATGTCACGTGTGGATGCTGCGGTTTTTTCCGAGAGGTTCCTCATTTCATCGGCAACTATGGAAAAACTCTTTCCATGCTCCCCGGCCTGAACAGCGAGTATCTGTGCATTCAGGCTGAGCATGCCTGTCTGTTCAGTCACATCCTTGATAACCGACAGTATCTTTTCAATATCCCTTGACCTTCTTCCGAGCCTTTCAATTGTCTCTGTGAGGGAGTTGACGGAATTTTCAATCCTTTCCATCCCCTCAATTGCATCTACAACGGATAACATGCCCTTTTCTGCAATAATATTTGTTGTCCGGTTGCTCAGTTCAGCGGATTCCTTGATGGTTTTTTCTACTTCCTTGACAGAGGCATTGATTTCCTCAATAGAGTTTGAAGCCTGGTGTACGGCAGAAGTAGCATTATCCGCCATTGATGCTACTTCCTGTGCCGACTGTGTCAGTCCTGCCACTGTGGAGTATGAATTACTGATATTTCTATTGAGATTGCCTATATTGGATGCTATCTCCTCTGATGAGGCCCTCATCTCAAGGAGCGCAGATACATTGTCATTTGACAATGAGAGGAGTTTTTCCGTATTGGCTATAGTCTGTTCCTGGGACCCGGAGGCATTTTTAACAGCCTTTGATATCTCCTCCAGGAACCTCTGTCGATTACTTATCCCGTTTATTACATTCTTGAATGTCAGGTTTAACTGGCTTATTGCCGCAGAGACATTGCCTGTGATACTTTTTAGTTTCCTCACCGTGACCAGGAGCCGTTCAATGAGGAAGTCAAACCCCTTTGCTATGATTCCGATCTCATTGTCTTCTACAATCTCTATCTTCTGCGTGAGGTCTCCAAGTGTGACCTTTTCTATGTTTGCGCTTAAACTCTCTATCTGTGTGCCGATATGCCTTTGAAAAAAGAGGTAGATCAGAAAGGTCAGGACAAGAAAGACGATACCCTGAAGTATCAGATTGGTGAGGATGAAAGCCATATCAGGTTTTACCTTTTTATAATGTACCGTT
This genomic stretch from Nitrospirota bacterium harbors:
- a CDS encoding chemotaxis response regulator protein-glutamate methylesterase; protein product: MPEKIKVLVVDDSAFSRQTIKNMLLKTPMVDVIGVAVNGVDAISKTLRYRPDIITLDLEMPEMDGFSFLRWLMRECPTPVIMVSSHSDSKTVFKALDLGAVDFIAKPTRRASFELQNIENDLLAKVRNIDASSLSKLNRNLRVTSGKRPLKKVPVFSNRVPDRIVAIGASTGGPQALQLILTEMPENFPAPIVISQHMPRGFTGSFSERLNRLSAIRVKEAEDDEPLEPGKALICPGGCHLLLKTGNDRIYTRLKNAEDNDRYVPSINLMMESAAKIFKDMTLGVVLTGMGNDGTRGMVEIFRRGGYTITESEETAVVFGMPNEVIKAGAAQRILPLSEVSSELVRVVMKEK
- a CDS encoding chemotaxis protein CheW; translation: MRYTIFDIADENFGMDIQGVVEILKTQELCKIPELPDFVSGVITVRGEIIPVIDLRIRFGITEKTGKQRVILIRLEEDKVGLLVDNVTDIVEISEEKISKPPKLFKGFRAEFIKGLGQKDAYVGAKTSNSNKVIIILDIERILTSEEKIKLKRSRKKLKNEEVSPHGRESVKRRPEKDKK
- a CDS encoding protein-glutamate O-methyltransferase CheR; this translates as MFEKHEAFALSDDAFRLLRDLIRDYSGIYFDDSARYLLEKRLTARLRTNNINNYRDYYRYLLYDRNREDELAAIMDVLTVNETYFFREKNQLLSFSDEILPELRQKNKNSRKIRIWSAGCSTGEEPYTIGMLILESNLFNGWDIEILGSDINRRVLQTARRGIYRQNSFRSIERYYINKYFEPLPDGSFKILDRVKRLLNFGYLNLFDAVKMSSLGSMDVVFCRNALIYFDMPSKKKVVEEFYNVLPDGGYLLLGHAESLINMSTAFALKHLKHDLVYQKPESSSQKSSLQRMISCRKR
- a CDS encoding HEAT repeat domain-containing protein, which gives rise to MEGKVSREDPKKTKNKEIESRRQNILSMKNRPEGLNYVLDSFKDESWRIRKTALNVLLEGFSPDSYIKDLIGLLYVEDNAGARNTAIEALITLGKKAVPQLIDAFESDNHDVRKFIIDVLGFIGGKEVLPLLLRAIKDEDVNVRASAVECLGRLKEASVIGSLVEIIETGEVWTAYPAVDALGQIGDRTVIPYLLKVLKNSLLTEPALKSLSEFSEPETLKEIIPFLHDQRRSIVEETLRTIEKFYQAGASEEFISEQLHNILGDDAFDILVRHINHKNKDVKGPAIVLLGLLCDHRAIRPLLELSKDEFLRDTVKRSLVFIGKEDPDYLIPIVKTEIPERSRLIVEVISELQNPAFYDILLWLLMEHDGHVVAYAARGLGWIGDRRAVEEIFPLLIHPYPDVQEAAVAALTELKKFLSINELIDKLNSPNILSRKNTALILGNIHAGESIEALGFAVKDESEEVRKAAVKAISMIGGEHANRYLRTALTDESAEIRAIATENLSLPGDMDTLNSIIVMTNDPDEIVRASAARALSRYKNDLSLKTLTGLLKDANGFVVTQAIESISLFNDRKEARESLIKLLLSDDREIRRTAILSLSSFPDVENEVEPHLFSKDWATRLAAVQVLSKTGTQQSRVCLEGIYDIEDDPTVRKAIEVALGV
- a CDS encoding methyl-accepting chemotaxis protein; protein product: MKIKKKLSTTFILRVLIILLIGQSFIWYWSFSRHNITIENDLRKRIYMVSTLIENAAAAVNTSQDYTYLEQITDGAIEDENIVEIEVTKNSKLLLRKARSPEERASQSMETPIMEGDRKVGTVTVHYKKVKPDMAFILTNLILQGIVFLVLTFLIYLFFQRHIGTQIESLSANIEKVTLGDLTQKIEIVEDNEIGIIAKGFDFLIERLLVTVRKLKSITGNVSAAISQLNLTFKNVINGISNRQRFLEEISKAVKNASGSQEQTIANTEKLLSLSNDNVSALLEMRASSEEIASNIGNLNRNISNSYSTVAGLTQSAQEVASMADNATSAVHQASNSIEEINASVKEVEKTIKESAELSNRTTNIIAEKGMLSVVDAIEGMERIENSVNSLTETIERLGRRSRDIEKILSVIKDVTEQTGMLSLNAQILAVQAGEHGKSFSIVADEMRNLSEKTAASTRDIATIVSTLQKEIREAMESTMETVRMVEEGNHVVLKTGDTLREILQASQKSTQMAASIERAAAQQAKGLELIVNAIEHIKNMILDVNRTTEQQERGTASLLESISSIKESMEAARNATDEQAESTRFITDNIELANEKTAEIARASAEQQKVNRRIIEAMEEVMVIGKETTRNVKEVSLFITSLHNEVEVLRKEVELFRTSAQ